A region of Maniola jurtina chromosome 18, ilManJurt1.1, whole genome shotgun sequence DNA encodes the following proteins:
- the LOC123874609 gene encoding uncharacterized protein LOC123874609, with protein MSIKVYCLVFLGLLSIKLIQGEQNGNGLKILSRKKRYVAFPEGSSFSCAGCMTVGLIGQPAPTTAPGTFTFGMNWGIAYELPNNTETALFYRSKKHKKPVVMRRSRRELYEKLEIILDNMGYNGRQCILKTLCETTQRLVPHGGNMVEEIFRTMFTLPMAKLLPSEPMEHAIYDAAHRLGALLESCDNFECPLSLVDLAKGYYNAPAPTLDIARNPWALFSSRFG; from the exons atgtcaataaaagtatattgttTAGTATTTTTGGGTTTACTGAGCATAAAATTGATCCAAGGAGAGCAAAATGGAAATggtttgaaaattctttctcgAAAGAAACGATACGTTGCATTTCCTGAAGGATCAAGTTTTTCG TGCGCCGGATGTATGACAGTAGGTCTGATAGGCCAGCCCGCACCAACAACAGCTCCCGGCACCTTTACCTTTGGCATGAACTGGGGTATAGCATACGAGCTGCCCAACAACACTGAAACAGCGCTATTCTATAGAAGCAAGAAGCATAAGAAGCCGGTGGTTATGCGCAGGAGTCGACGCGAGCTTTATGAGAAATTGGAGATCATTTTGGATAA CATGGGATACAACGGCCGCCAGTGTATATTGAAAACCCTTTGTGAGACGACCCAGAGACTGGTCCCCCACGGGGGCAACATGGTCGAAGAAATATTTAGGACGATGTTtac GCTTCCAATGGCGAAGCTCCTTCCATCAGAGCCAATGGAACACGCGATATACGACGCAGCACACCGCCTGGGGGCCCTCTTGGAGTCATGCGATAATTTTGAATGTCCACTTTCCTTGGTAGACTTAGCCAAGGGTTATTACAATGCTCCTGCACCAACGTTGGACATAGCCCGAAATCCGTGGGCCTTATTCAGTAGTCGCTTTGGATag